The following nucleotide sequence is from Paracrocinitomix mangrovi.
ATCACAAATGAATCTTTAAATACGCTTTTAACCAGATTTTCATCAGGCATTGCTGCCCCTTGAATTCTTTTAGCATACATAATTGAATCCATCATTTCTTTGGACTTTTCTTCAATGATTTCCTTTTGTAAGGTCACTTCCTCCTTTTGCTTTTCAATGAGGGAATTTTGTTTCCTGATCAATCTCATTCTACTTACAATGAACAATAGCAAAACAAGTACTACACCTAATCCTGAAAATGCAATGATATTTATTTGAGACTGTCTCTTTGTTTCTAAATCTGCAATCTCTTTCTCCTTTGATAAAACGGCAATCTCCTTCTCCTTTTGAGCATTCTGAAAACGCGCCTCCATCTCAGCAATTTGCTGATTATTATCTTCTGTGTTTACCTGATCTCTTAACTCAATATGCTTCTCGTAAAAGTAATTTGCAGAATCAGCCTTTACTCCGGTGTAATTTTTAGCAAGAGCAAGATAAAGACCTTGTAAATAAAAATATTTGTTTTCCTCTTCCCAACAAGTTCTGGCTTTATTATACCAAAACAATGCTTTGCGTTTTTCATTTCTACTTTCCCACAAATATCCCATCCCTTGATAAACAAAACCTTTGTACTCTTCAGAAGGCGCCTCTTGAATTAAAACAAGAGCCTCATTCAATGCAGATTCTGCTTTATCCAAACTATCTTGAGCAATGCAAGCACTTGCATAATCAGCTAGTGCAATTGCAGCTACAAAGGGTCTATCTTCTATGCATAAATCCCTAGCTAATAACAAATCAGCTTTTGCACCGGCTGTATCGCCCTGTATCAACTTCACTTCAGAAAGTGGCATTAAAGATTGACCGTAAATTGCCTTATTTCCAAGCTCCTTTGAAGTTTGTCCGCACTTTTCAAAATAATCAATTGCCGCATCAAATTGTTCTTGACTTTTTAAAACGGCAGCAGTTTCATAATATGCCGCAGCCAATGAAATAGACTGCTCATTTGTAGCCTCCAAAACTTCTACACGCTTCAAATGATTCTCTAAACATTTTGGACGATTATTCATGTTACCATAAGCAAAAGCCTTAAGTCGATAAACCTTATCAGACCTAAAAGGATCTTTTACTTTCAATGCAATCGGTTCTGCCTGATCTGCATAAACCAATGCCTGTTCAGGATTAGGAGTGACAGTATCCCAACCTAAATTGATTAAGGCATCTAATCTTACTGTATCAGCTATATCTTTTTCCAGGAGATTAAGCAGGCTATCAGTTGGAGATTGTCCAAATGAAACCGTACCTATCATCAAGGTTATGCATATTTTATAGAACCTACCCAGCATTAATTGTCACTTCTGTGAGTAAAAATACAACTCAAAATTTAATCTACATCCTTTACTATTTTATTAGTTAAACAAATGGAATCAACTTTGCGCTGTGCATAGTTAATTCAATGCAGGGTTTAAACCTTCAACTTGCTTGGCTACATTTGATTACCATGTCCGATAACAGGCGAGATTTTATAAAAAAATCAGCTATTCTTGCTGCAGCTTCTGCCGTTTCATCTTCGGCACTAGGAAATTTATTGCCTGATGATGGCAATTTAGAAGAACTTTACGATTATAGTATTGAAAATGGAGATGTTTACTTTGAAGGAAAACTTCAAAAACTCTATGTTGGGATAAACTCTTCCGGACGACTTAAAATAAGCCAAAAACCATTAAAAGCACAGCAATATATAAATGCTGCAGGCAAAATAGTATCGCCTGGATTTATTGATATTTTAGCCGATAACTCCTCCGCGCCTGAAGACACTTATCTTACTTTTGAATCATACAAAGTTTCTGATGGCGTAACATCTGCATTACAGCTACATGGCGGACATCACAAAGCCGCCACTTATTACAAAACATTTACTAAAAAATCGCACTATATCAACTGGGGAGTATCCACTAAGGTGATGAATATTAGGCGCAATCAAAAGTCAATCAACACAAGATTAAAAGTCATTGAAAAGAATTTGGCATATGGTGCAATTGCTATTTCACACAGTATTGAATATCAGCCCACACCTTATAGCGAACTTTTAGAATACGGAAAACTGGCATACAAATATCAAAGACCCTTGTTTTTGCATTTAAGATACTCATCAAAAGAACAAGAATTAAGTGGCGTTATTGAAGCCATTAAAATTGCAAGAGACACAGGAGCAGCTGTTCATATTGACCACCTCAACAGCACAGGCGGAACCTTTCATATGGAAAAAGCCATTTCTCTTATTAAAACGGCAGTTGAAGAAGGATTAAAAATCACTACATGTGTTTACCCTTACTCTTATTGGGCAACATATTTACACTCAAAAAGATTTGACGAAGGCTGGAGAAAAAGATACAACCTCACATATTCGGACTTAACTGTAGTTGGAACAGGGGAAAAATTGAGTCAATCAAGATTTAATGAACTAAGAAGCAAATCTGGAGTATTAGTAGCTGTACCAGAGGGAACAATGCCTTTAAGTCAAACTGTGGATATTGCTATTAAAGAAGACTTTTGTTTAATTGGTTCTGATGGCGGAATTGAAAGAGCTAACCGTGCGAACAATCATCCTAGAGGAGCAGGTTGTTTTGCAACGGCAGTAAGACATTTTCAAGACATTGGAATTCCATTGGAGACTATTTTATACAAACTTACAGAAGCACCAACCAAACTTTTAAAACCTGCATTAATGAAACGTGGAAAGCTTAAAGACAATTACCGCGCAGACATTATAATTTTTGATAAAGACACCATTAACGGTGCAGCAACCATGGCAAATCCTAATCAGTTTTCAGACGGAATAGATTACGTATTTGTCAATGGAGAAATTGCTTGTAAGCAAAAGAAACTTAAATTTATGAATGGCAAGCAAATAAAAATTCAAGCCGCTAAAATCATGTAATATGGAAGTTTTAATACTAATTCTATTTGTTGGGGGATTCATAGCTTTAATTGTTTGGGCATTTAGATATGCCAGCAGAGTGAATAAACGAAAAGCAAAACTTTTTGAAGACTTTGCTCTTGCTCACAATCTTCAATTAAAACAAGATAAAATAATGCTTGCCACATTGAATGGCGTTAAAGGAGACTTTAAGGGTTATGACCTTTATATCTACGAACGAATGCAAGGTTCCGGTAAAAACAGACATGTTGTGACTTATGTAGAGTTCAAACAATGCCCATTTGATTTTGATTTTAAAATTGGCAAAGAGAATTTTTTCACTAAAACCGGGAAGCTTTTAGGAATGACAGATATTCATTTTAATGATGATGCCTTGGATAAAAAGTTCCTATTTAAAAGCAAAAACGAAGATAAATTCAGGTCATTCTTTGACTATAAACTTCAAGCTGAATTAAGCGCTTTAGACAAAGCCCTTAAAGGCAGCATATATTACAGTGCAGAAGAAAAAAAGATGACTTATTCTATATACGGTGCCACACCAAATCAAAAAACCTTTGATGAAATGATTAAGGTGGTAAACTTTATGGCTATGATGATAGGTAACTACAGAAACTAAAAGTACCAACTTAATCCAACCGTTCCTCCTACCCAGTGTTTTCTATCTAACAAGGGAACCTGAGATGGATATGTTTGATAAAAATACCATCTATAGGCAGGAGAAATATGCATATGAAGAGTGTTTTTTATTCTAAAATCCAAAGAAGTTCCCAGCTTTAACGCACCTCTATAACCAATTCCGACACTAGAGGATTTAGTAGCTTCTTGCGCCAAATCCGATTGAAAAGAAACACTTTGATGGATTGGTAGTTCAGTAATCACACCACCTTCAAATCTCCATCTAAAATTCTTTTTCTGAATTGCATCAAACTTCACAGAAAATGGAATTCCAACTGATGATAAAGTAGTCTGGAAATTCTCCACCTGATTTAACTGACTTACATATTTAGTTTGTCCAAAATCTAAACCTGTTCTCCATGCGAACCTATTTGAAAAATATCTACCAACAAAACCTCTCACAAACATGGTGGATCTTACTTGTCCGTTGTATAAAGCCAACTCATTTCCATTCATAATTGCGGCGTCTGCATAAGTATTTAATGGCGGAACTACCGTATTGATCATCTCCTCCTGCGGATTAAAAAATTGATCTACATCATTGTAATACCCAAACTCAAACCCAACTTCCCAAGGTCTATTTACTTTAGGAGTAAACTCTTCAATTGGTTGCATTTGTGGATATTGAAAAATGTTTTGCAATAACCCAACTCTTTGATTTGGCAATTTTGCAATGAAATCCGAAGAAGAAATCACATCATGTTCTACCTTTTCAACATTCTCAAAAGGCACATATTCATTTTTAGCGATTACACTTTTAGTTGATTGAACGGAACTTGATTGTTGATTGGCACTTTTCACTTCATCAACTAAAATTTCATTTTCCTCAACTATATCTTTTGAAGTATCATTATTTGAAATAGATTCTTCTTGATTTTCATCAACATCTACTAAACTGCTCTCATTGGAATTATTATTGGCCAAATGATCATTTGAGCCTTGATCAATATTAACAACAAATAAAATAACAGCAGTCATAGCCAAAGAAACACCACTGAACCACCACCAAAATGCTCCACGCTTTTTTCTTTCTCCACCATCTAAAGCAGCTTCAATATCTCCCCACAAAGCTTCAGACGGTGCAGCTCCATAATCTTGAAATTTATCTTTCAAGCTACCGGCTTGTGTATTGTTACTTTGCATAATTCAATCTTTTTTTATCCTCCAGCACTTCTTCTTCAATCATATTTCTCAGCAAAACTCTGGCTCTACTATACTGTGATTTTGATGTTCCTTCTGAGATATCTAATAATTCTCCAATTTCTTTGTGCGTATATCCCTCCACTGCATACAAGTTAAAAACAGTCCTAAAACCTGTAGGTAATTGCTGGATTTTTCGCATTAAATCTTCTAATTCTAATTGTTCAATAGCATCATCTGCAACGGTTGGCTGTAAATCATTTCCATTTAAGAACTGACTCAAATTTTTAAGCGACTTGTTTTTCCGGTATTGCTCTAGTGCAGTATTAACAGTGATTTTTCTTAACCAAGCGCCAAGTGGACCAGTTTGAGACCATCTTTCTAAATTTTTAAATGACCTTATGAATGCTTCTTGCAATATATCTTCTGCTTCTGCTTCATTTGAAGCATACCGTAAGCAAATACCCTTCATCATATATGAAAATCTGAGATATAGCTCATACTGCGCCTGTCTGTTATTTTCCAAACAAGCCTTTACTAATGCCAGATCTGTATGTTTCTTATATTCTGAAATAAGTCTCCTTTCTATTTAAAAGTTAAGGCAAATTTTAATTCTATTCTATTAGCGTGACGGATGGTAATAAAATCATCCCACCAACTATTAACCTCTTTTAAATAAGCATATCTGTATCCTAAACTAGTGGAAAAACCCATTCTATTGCCAAAATACTTGGTATATCCCAACTTGACACCACTTCCTAATCCTCCTGAATTATTGTCCCAATTTCTCATAGGCATTAAATATCCTGTTGATACTTCAACGAAAGGAGTCCAGTGTTTATTGAGTATATTATATCTTCCTGTGGCTAAAAAGGGAACATAAGCATCCCAAAAGTAATTCTCCCAACCAATTGCTAGCCCCACATCCCAATGCTCATTGAAAGAATATCCATTACTAAATAGGATTGAAGGAGAGAGCTCACTCCCTCCGACAACTCCTACTTCTGCGCGTAGAAAAATTCCTTTCCCGCTGACCTTAGGAGTGAACTTTTCAATACCCGCAACTTCATTGCTTGCAAAAGACCAGATAGAACCATCTTTTGTTTGCAGACGAACACCAGTAGAATCTAAATCCAACAATCTTCCTCTTATTTCTGAACCATTTTTTAGTTTAACAGTCCTGTCTTGTTGAGCAAAAAGTACTGAAGTACTTAAAGTCAATAAAATCAATAATAAACTCTTCATCTTATAATTTTTTTAAGGTGAAATGAGCCTTTCTTTTATAGGCTTTTACCTCACCTTCTATTTCAGGATTGGGTGTGATATCAATCAAAGCTATTTGATAATCAAACATGATGGTATCATAGGTTGTATACCCCCCTAATGATAAATGATTAATAGAATCTCCTTTGGTGACTTTAATATAAGCCTCAGGATACCCTTCCCAAATACAATTTGTTCCTTTTGGACAGCGTGAATCTGACAATTCAACTGCTTCAATGGTTAAATCACCATTTTCTCCTACCTGTCCTTGTTTCAATACAAGGTTTTCCCCTGTTTTCTTACAAGAAAACAGGAGTAAAACGCTTGATAAAATCACTAAATACTTCATGCTAAAATTGAATTTTGCTCAATAATTTTAAATCGTTTGGATCAGTGTAATCATACTGATAGATTCCGTCATCACCAATTACCATTGCCACTCCGTTATAAGGAATTACATCTGTAGCCTGGATATTAGAGAATCTTTTAATTTGATGATTTCCGGCATCTGAAGGATTGGACGCATCAAATACTCTCAACCCGTCTTTTCCGTCACAAACAAATAATGTTGATCCATCAATTCCAACACCATGGGGATTAGTCATATCATAAGACTCTAGCAATACAGGATTTGATTTATTTGTGATATCTATAATATCCAACTGATTGATATCGCCGCCACACATACTACCTGAACGAACAGTTACATAAGCTATGTTATCTTGTATAACAACCGGATCACAGGCTCTCCAATGTTCAATTGAACCAACCCATTGCGGAGCTGCCGGATCTTGAGTACTATAAATAAGCATTCCTGTTTGAGTACCCATATACAAGTAGTTGCCATCAGGGAAAATAGTTTCAGTATTCCATGATAAATAAGCTGACGTTCCTTCAACTGGATTGATTGGATCTGAAATACTAAAAGGTCTTAATTGATTATTGTCAATCACATATAAATAATTGTTCAAAATAGTCATCTGAGCGATTGAACCCGCAACTCCTGTACCTCCGGGAGAAGAATTTGTACTGGCATCTGCTAAGGCAAAAGTTTCACAACCTAAACAGCCTGTCCAAATTGGTGTTGGATTAGTTTCATCTTTTGTCTTTACGACATTCCAAGAAGTAACTATACCTTGTGATTTGTCAATTGTTTGAGTAGGATAGTTTTTTTCCATGAGCGGCAAGGCTGTTGGAAAAACCTCTTCTAACCTTTTTACCTCAACCGGATTATAAAGTGAAGTAATATCAACAATCACTAAATCAACTAAAGCCGTAATGTAAAGGTGATTGTCTTTTATCGACAAACCAGAGGCACCCATTACATTCAAAAACCCAACATTGTTAGGATTTGAAGGGTCTGAATTATCTATAAAGTGAATTCCTTCATTAGGTTCTACAACAAATAAGTGATCATTAAAAAAGTAGATATTACCATCTTTGGTAATAGATCTTGGCGACTCAAATACGGCAGGAGTTCTAAAAGTTCCGGCATCTGTATACACAGGCTCATAACAGTAATATTTATTTACAGCTTTGTCACAAGCACTTAGTGCAACAATTGATAATAATAAAAACGCAATCTTTTTCATTTTGTAATAATTGAGATTTTGGTCAGCATTTTCAGTACTGATGAATCTCCTTGAAAAAGGGTTGCATTTAATTTTAAAAAATTAGCTTGAAAAATTCAGACGCCCATTTTTATTGGGCTTGAAGAGCAAAAAAAATTAATCGATAATTCTATATTTTCTATTCATTAAGAATGAAATCTCAATTTCTTGCCCCTTGTGATTGTAAACTGCCATCACTTCAAATCCGGCAATCTGACCAACTTGTTCTCGACGCAAATGCAATAAAATTCTCTGCGTTTGATTAAATTCTTCTCGCTTTGATTTAAGTTCGGCCATTTTTAAGCGAAGTTTCAATAATTCAAGGTTTTTAGGAGCCATGTGAAGTTGTAGACTTTCAGGATAGAGTTTCAAAGAATTTTCATATGCTAAATTTTGATACGCCATAGTATCGATCATGGAACCTAGAGTGTCAATGTCCATTTGTATTAATCTCAAATTCTCCTCCGTTGTTGCCAGCATTCCATTTAAGTCATCAACAGATACTGTATCAACCATATTAACTTTTACCGGAACCGTATCAGACAAAAACAAATAGTTACGCACTTCATCACGCATTATTTCTTGATCAGAAGGGGTATTTTGATCGTCATTATTGTTGCAGGAAAATAAAATTAGAACGGTAAAAAAGGGAAAAAAGAATCTCATAAAATATTGATTAGCCAACCAATGAAGAAGCATTCAAAATGATCCCGTCCATTAGCTTTTTAGCAGATTTAACTTGTGCTTCTACATCATAAAAGCAATCGCGATACAATTCTTGTTGTGTTCCGTGATCTATGAATTTATCTGGAATTCCCAATCGAACCACTTTTGCTTGATAATTATTATCTGCCATGAATTCAAGAACTGCGGACCCCATTCCTCCCATCAAACATCCATCTTCAACTGTAATCACCTTATCAAACTTTGTAAAAACCTCATGCAGCAATAATTCATCAATCGGTTTCACAAATCGCATATCGTAATGCGCAACAGAAATTCCGTCTTCTTTTAATTGATCAATTGCTTTTTGCGTTAAGTTTCCGATAGAACCTATAGTGACAAAAGCAATGTCATCACCATTTGTCAACCTTCTTCCTTCACCTACCTTAATTTCTTTAAAAGGTTTTTTCCAGTGAGTCATGACACCTTTTCCACGTGGATATCTGATAGAAAAAGGACCTTTATTAGGCAGTTGTGCAGTATACATCATATTGCGCAACTCTTCTTCATTCATTGGAGCGGAAACAATCATATTTGGAATTGATCTCATGTAAGCCAAGTCATATGCTCCGTGGTGGGTTGCACCATCAGCTCCGACTAATCCTCCACGATCCAGGCAAAAAACAACATTCAAATTCTGCAAGGCTACATCATGAATCACCTGATCATAAGCTCTTTGCATAAATGATGAATAAATATTGCAAAACGGGATCATACCTTGCGTAGCTAAACCGGCAGAAAAAGTAACAGCATGTTGCTCTGCAATTCCCACATCAAAAGCTCTATCCGGCATTGCTTTCATCATTATGTTTAAAGATGAGCCTGTTGGCATTGCTGGAGTAATCCCCATTATCTTTTCGTTTTGTTCAGCCAATTCAACAATAGTATGACCAAAAACATCCTGGTACTTAGGAGGCTCAGGACTTTCAGGAATGATTTTTACAATTTCTCCAGTTTCTTTATTAAAGATACCCGGTGAATGCCATTTGGTAGCATCTCCTTCTTCAGCAGGAGCATAACCTTTTCCTTTTTTGGTTAAAACATGTAAAATTTTAGGACCTTTTATGTCCTTAAAATCCTCCATAATTTTTACCAAAGCAATGGTATCATGTCCATCAACAGGACCAAAGTATCTAAAATTCAAAGACTCGAAATAATTTGAGTGCTTTAATAAAGTTCCTTTTAGAGCATTACTGATTTTTGAAGCAATTGTTTGAGCATTGGGTCCAAATTTTGAAACCTTACCCAGTAATTTCCAAACATCATCTTTTACCTTATTATAGGTATGAGAAGTTGTAATATCAGTAAGATAATCACGTAAAGCTCCAACGTTAGGGTCAATTGACATGCAGTTATCATTTAAGATAACCGTTAGATTCATA
It contains:
- a CDS encoding SpoIIE family protein phosphatase, which codes for MIGTVSFGQSPTDSLLNLLEKDIADTVRLDALINLGWDTVTPNPEQALVYADQAEPIALKVKDPFRSDKVYRLKAFAYGNMNNRPKCLENHLKRVEVLEATNEQSISLAAAYYETAAVLKSQEQFDAAIDYFEKCGQTSKELGNKAIYGQSLMPLSEVKLIQGDTAGAKADLLLARDLCIEDRPFVAAIALADYASACIAQDSLDKAESALNEALVLIQEAPSEEYKGFVYQGMGYLWESRNEKRKALFWYNKARTCWEEENKYFYLQGLYLALAKNYTGVKADSANYFYEKHIELRDQVNTEDNNQQIAEMEARFQNAQKEKEIAVLSKEKEIADLETKRQSQINIIAFSGLGVVLVLLLFIVSRMRLIRKQNSLIEKQKEEVTLQKEIIEEKSKEMMDSIMYAKRIQGAAMPDENLVKSVFKDSFVIYLPKDQLSGDFYWMAEKENKGILSVGDCTGHGVPGALLSILGINYLNMGRLGGNMESPANMLNFLNNGIHSTFSSSEGEIRDGMDIAVASVDFSSLLMTYSCAKNPIYVFRNDELITLKGDRHAIGKSTSETEPIPFTNQEFQLQKDDVLYLFSDGFADQFGGDKGKKLGYKSFKKILLESHQLPMTTQKNKLINTLETWKGELEQLDDVCLIGLRV
- a CDS encoding amidohydrolase family protein, which translates into the protein MSDNRRDFIKKSAILAAASAVSSSALGNLLPDDGNLEELYDYSIENGDVYFEGKLQKLYVGINSSGRLKISQKPLKAQQYINAAGKIVSPGFIDILADNSSAPEDTYLTFESYKVSDGVTSALQLHGGHHKAATYYKTFTKKSHYINWGVSTKVMNIRRNQKSINTRLKVIEKNLAYGAIAISHSIEYQPTPYSELLEYGKLAYKYQRPLFLHLRYSSKEQELSGVIEAIKIARDTGAAVHIDHLNSTGGTFHMEKAISLIKTAVEEGLKITTCVYPYSYWATYLHSKRFDEGWRKRYNLTYSDLTVVGTGEKLSQSRFNELRSKSGVLVAVPEGTMPLSQTVDIAIKEDFCLIGSDGGIERANRANNHPRGAGCFATAVRHFQDIGIPLETILYKLTEAPTKLLKPALMKRGKLKDNYRADIIIFDKDTINGAATMANPNQFSDGIDYVFVNGEIACKQKKLKFMNGKQIKIQAAKIM
- a CDS encoding outer membrane beta-barrel protein — encoded protein: MQSNNTQAGSLKDKFQDYGAAPSEALWGDIEAALDGGERKKRGAFWWWFSGVSLAMTAVILFVVNIDQGSNDHLANNNSNESSLVDVDENQEESISNNDTSKDIVEENEILVDEVKSANQQSSSVQSTKSVIAKNEYVPFENVEKVEHDVISSSDFIAKLPNQRVGLLQNIFQYPQMQPIEEFTPKVNRPWEVGFEFGYYNDVDQFFNPQEEMINTVVPPLNTYADAAIMNGNELALYNGQVRSTMFVRGFVGRYFSNRFAWRTGLDFGQTKYVSQLNQVENFQTTLSSVGIPFSVKFDAIQKKNFRWRFEGGVITELPIHQSVSFQSDLAQEATKSSSVGIGYRGALKLGTSLDFRIKNTLHMHISPAYRWYFYQTYPSQVPLLDRKHWVGGTVGLSWYF
- a CDS encoding RNA polymerase sigma factor, with protein sequence MENNRQAQYELYLRFSYMMKGICLRYASNEAEAEDILQEAFIRSFKNLERWSQTGPLGAWLRKITVNTALEQYRKNKSLKNLSQFLNGNDLQPTVADDAIEQLELEDLMRKIQQLPTGFRTVFNLYAVEGYTHKEIGELLDISEGTSKSQYSRARVLLRNMIEEEVLEDKKRLNYAK
- a CDS encoding LVIVD repeat-containing protein, encoding MKKIAFLLLSIVALSACDKAVNKYYCYEPVYTDAGTFRTPAVFESPRSITKDGNIYFFNDHLFVVEPNEGIHFIDNSDPSNPNNVGFLNVMGASGLSIKDNHLYITALVDLVIVDITSLYNPVEVKRLEEVFPTALPLMEKNYPTQTIDKSQGIVTSWNVVKTKDETNPTPIWTGCLGCETFALADASTNSSPGGTGVAGSIAQMTILNNYLYVIDNNQLRPFSISDPINPVEGTSAYLSWNTETIFPDGNYLYMGTQTGMLIYSTQDPAAPQWVGSIEHWRACDPVVIQDNIAYVTVRSGSMCGGDINQLDIIDITNKSNPVLLESYDMTNPHGVGIDGSTLFVCDGKDGLRVFDASNPSDAGNHQIKRFSNIQATDVIPYNGVAMVIGDDGIYQYDYTDPNDLKLLSKIQF
- the dxs gene encoding 1-deoxy-D-xylulose-5-phosphate synthase — its product is MSQYKAGPLLSQINTPKDLRDKIEIDQLPQLSDELRHYIIDVISEIGNSHFGASLGVVELTVAIHYVFNTPHDQLIWDVGHQAYGHKILTERRERFHTNRQKGGISGFPKRSESEYDTFGVGHSSTSISAALGMAVANHYKHDERNHIAVIGDGAMTAGLAFEGLNHAGSLEDMNLTVILNDNCMSIDPNVGALRDYLTDITTSHTYNKVKDDVWKLLGKVSKFGPNAQTIASKISNALKGTLLKHSNYFESLNFRYFGPVDGHDTIALVKIMEDFKDIKGPKILHVLTKKGKGYAPAEEGDATKWHSPGIFNKETGEIVKIIPESPEPPKYQDVFGHTIVELAEQNEKIMGITPAMPTGSSLNIMMKAMPDRAFDVGIAEQHAVTFSAGLATQGMIPFCNIYSSFMQRAYDQVIHDVALQNLNVVFCLDRGGLVGADGATHHGAYDLAYMRSIPNMIVSAPMNEEELRNMMYTAQLPNKGPFSIRYPRGKGVMTHWKKPFKEIKVGEGRRLTNGDDIAFVTIGSIGNLTQKAIDQLKEDGISVAHYDMRFVKPIDELLLHEVFTKFDKVITVEDGCLMGGMGSAVLEFMADNNYQAKVVRLGIPDKFIDHGTQQELYRDCFYDVEAQVKSAKKLMDGIILNASSLVG